From the genome of Thalassoglobus sp. JC818:
CGGTCGGAGAACTGGCCTGGGAAGTTAACATCCGGGGCATTAGCAATCGTCCCGGGAGCAGCTTCTCCGAGATAAGCCCTGCGACTTGTCAGTGCGGATTGATTCCATTCCCGCTCCCAGGTCTCTCCGGAACGTAGAACCTGACTCTCACCAGCCAGCGTCAGCTGCACCCTGAGATGAGGATGCCACATCAGGATCGAAGTTGCCGGATTATCGGCAATCTGAGCGATCTTTTGAGATCGGCCATCCGTGTGGAAGGTGAGTTGGTCGTCACTTCGGTCAATTCCTCGGACGACGAGTGTGCGAACCTTGGGACCGTCGTCATCGACAGTTCCGAGGGTTGCCAGCTTCCATGGATGGTCGGGCTCAACAGCACCGGCTTCCAGTTCCGTCCAGCACTGATCGAAAAGCCGATCGAGGTCGCCAATGAGAGTTGTGAACGGGTTGGTATCGAGGCTGTCTGACATGGAAAAACTAAGTCGCCGATCGGGTTTTCATGACTCGCTCAACTTCCGCGAGCTGTTCCTGCGTGTTGACTCCCATCGCTTCGACAATATCCATGCGACAGGCTGCGAGAACCGTCTTGCCTTTGGTTCGCAGGATCTCTGCACAGTCGGTGAGGTAGTACTCTCCCTGTGCGTTGTCGGAAGTGATGTCATCCAGTGCCTGCAGGAGTAATTCTCCATCGAAGGCGAAGCAGCCGGTGTTGATTTCGGTGATCGCCCGCTCTTCGTCGGTGGCGTCTTTTTCTTCGACGATTCGCAAGAAGACTCCGTCGTTCGAGCGAACAATTCGTCCAAGGCCGAAGTTGTTTTCAGTCGTGGCTGTTCCCACAACACAAGCGGCCGAGTTGTTCTGGAGTTCAGAGATCAGCCCTTTGAGCGAATCTCCCTGCAGCAACGGAGTGTCTCCTGTGAGAACAAGAACCGGTCCGGTGTGCGAAGCCAAGCTGTCGCGACAGCACATGACCGCGTGACCTGTACCGAGTTGCTCTGCCTGAAGCGCGAAGGAAACATCGTCATGGTGCGAAAGAGCAGCTTTCACTTCGTCAGCTTTGTGACCAACGACAACCACGATTTTCTGACAGCCTGCTTCGCGAGAGGCGTCGAGAACGTGTTCGATCATGGGGCGTTCGCAAACCTCATGAAGAACTTTGGGAGTTTCCGATTTCATTCGCTTGCTTTTACCAGCAGCGAGGATGACGGCCAGAACTTCAGCCATGGTGATTCCTGACAGAGTTAAAATCTTTGGATGATGAAATGAACGAGGGATGAATCAGGGTGTGGAATGCTTGCGAGTCTGCTTGGTCATACAAACTGGAGAAGACCGTTTCGAAGAATCCTTGATGGGTGCTTAAGAAATACTTGAGGAACGGAGCCAGCGAAGGACGGAATGGCCACAATTGCTGGATTTTCTGCAATTCCTGTTGCCTGCAGCGTTACATCAATAACTCATCGACAACGTGGCCGTGAACGTCGGTTAGGCGATAGTCACGCCCCTGAAAACGGTACGTCAGCTTGGTGTGATCAAACCCCAGCTGGTGCAGGATCGTTGCTTGCAGGTCATGCACATGGACAGGATTCTCGGCGACGAAGTATCCGAGTTCGTCCGTGGCCCCATATGTTGTTCCGGGTTTGATTCCTGCACCTGCGAGAAAAATCGTATAGCAATGCGGGTGATGGTCCCTTCCCAAAAACTTCGACCCGTTGCGCTCTTCGTTGAGCGGTGTTCTGCCGAATTCCCCACTCCAGACAATCAGAGTTTCGTCTAGCAGCCCTCTTTCCTTGAGGTCCTGAATCAAGGCTGCGACGGCTTGATCCATCGGTTTGCACCGGTCGGGAAGCGACAGCTTGATGTCGTTCTGGACTGAATTCCCATGGAAATCCCATCCCCAGTCAAAGAGTTGGACGAAGCGAACTCCCTGCTCCACGAGACGCCGGGCCAGCAGACAATTGTTGGCAAAACTCGCTTCTCCCGGTTGTGCTCCATAAGCTTCCTGAATGTGCTTCGGCTCGGCAGCAATGTCCATCACCTCCGGTACAGAAACCTGCATGCGAAAAGCGAGCTCATACTGAGCGATTCTGGTGAGCGTTTCCGGGCTGCCAAATTGCTCGGCCTGAAGCCGATTGAGTTCTCCGATCGAATCGATCGTCAGCGACCGCACGTTTCGATCCATTCCGTCGGGATTGCTGACGTACAGCACGGGGTCGCCTTTGGAACGACACTGAACGCCTTGGTAAACCGACGGAAGAAATCCGCTTCCCCAGGCATTTTTTCCCGCTGAAGGAGATGTTCCTCCAGAAATCAGGACGACGAAACCGGGAAGATTTTCGTTCTCTGCTCCGAGTCCGTAAGTGACCCAGGAGCCCATTGAGGGACGCCCTTGTCGAGGGGAACCCGTATAGAGAAGTAGCTGGGCAGGCGCGTGGTTGAACTGGTCAGTATGCATCGACTTCACGAAGCACAGATCGTCCGCACTCTTCGCGAGATTGGGAAGCACGTCGGAAAGCCAGGCTCCACTTTCGCCATGTTGGGAGAATTTGTGTGGTGTCCCCAGAAGCTTTGGTGTCCCTTTGATGAAAGCGAAGCGTTCGCCCTTGGTGACTTCTGCAGGACACTCCTTGCCAGTCATTTCGACAAGCTTCGGCTTGTAGTCGAACAAGTCATGCTGTGGAGGGGAACCTGCCATGTGCAGATAAATGACGCTTTTCGCTTTCGCAGCAAACGGCGGAGTTTTGGGGCTCAGCGGATCTGAGGCGTCAGCCGCAAGTGAAGAAGATGACCCGAGTAGGCTGGCCAGTGCGATCCCACCGAGACCGTTGGACGCCTGCCCCAGAAAGTGACGACGTGTTCGGAATTGGAGTGGATCGTGTTCAAACTGCATCGAGCTCTCCGGTACTGGTCTTGGCGATTGTCCGAATTCTATCAGATTGACAGTCGAGTCAATGTTCTGCTGGAGTGATCGGTACAATCAACGTGAGTCATCGATTCATTCTTCAGGTTGCACGAATTATACAGGGGAACAGCCATCCCGGTGGACAAACTCGCTGCTGTCTTCCACTTTTCATCAGGTCGACAAGCGTCTCGTTTCGATTTTCGATAGAGACCGTCCTGGAAGTGTGGAGAGGACGTTGCATGCGCTCCAGTCGAGAGTTACAACGTTTTGAGGTGTTCATGTCCTCTCTGCACACGTTAGTCAGTAACGTCGCGCGTGATTTCGTAGTCGGTCCCATGCCGTTCGGCGGTCCACTTCAAGCAGATTAAAGGTGCTTCAACGGTGAACAAGAAAAATCTTGCAGCGACCTCGTTGATTGCAGCGATTCCAGCCGGAATCCTGCTCTTCTTTGCTTTGAAGGCCGTTCTCGGGAGTTTCGACAAACTCCCCACGGTGTTGATGGTCGCGATGATTCTGTTGTTGGTCGTCGCTGGAGTGATGCTGCTGTTCCCCGCGTACATTCTCATTTATTACAGCGGGACAAAACGTCAGAAAGCCGGTGCAGAGCAGCCGGTTGCAGAGACTGGAGCCGTCCCGGCCGCCGTCGAAGAAGATCAACTGGACGCAGCCTTCGCTGATGAGGAAGGCGATGAATTCGCGGATGACGAATTTGGAGACGAATTCGAATTCGACGAAGATGACGAGGACTAGACTACACGCTCAAAGTTCAACTTTGTCGCGGGCAGACAGACTCTGAGATTCTTCAGAGTGTCACTAAATAAAGCAAAACGGTGATTGGTTTTCTCTTTCCAATCACCGTTTTTATTCTTTAGTTGATCACGGACTTCGTCGAACGTCTTCAGCAAGTTGCTGGAGAGTGCTAGTAACGTCCGACCGTTTCTTGATCGGTCAATTGAGAGCATTTTCTGATTTTGTGTGCACAGGAAAGAGCAACTTGCTCTAGCTTGCAGGGCCTTCGAGAGCTGTTCGCTTGAGGATCTCAACGCCGCGTTTCAGAACGTCGTCAGTCGCTGCGTAAGAAATGCGGAAGTGCGTGTCCTGACTGCTGAATACGTTTCCGGGGATGATCAGCAGGTTGTTCTCGATGGCTCGTTTCACGAACTCAGTGCCGGTTCCCCAGGGAGATTTGGCGAACAAGTAGAACGCTCCTTCTCCGCCGTGAATCTCGAAGTCCGACGACAATGCGTCTCGCATGAAATCGCGTTTGCCTTTGTATTCGGCGACTGCTGATGAAATGTCGAGGTTCCAGGCATCGACCGCAGCCCATTGCATAGGATGCGGAGCGCAAACAAACGTGAACTGCTGCAGCTTCATCATTTGCTGGATGACATGCCGGGGGCCGTGGCACCATCCGACTCGCCAACCGGTCATCGAGTGGGACTTGCTGAATCCATCAATAACGATTGTCTGTTTGTTGAACTCTGCGGGGCTGACAAACGGTGTGTCGTAGCAGAATTCCCGGTAGATTTCGTCGCTGATCAAAGCGATGTCATGTTCTTGAGCGAGTTCAGCCAGTTGGCGAACTTCCTCGCGATCGCTGACGTGCCCGGTCGGATTGGACGGGCTGTTGAACAAGATCACTTTCGTGCGATCGTTGATTGCTGATTTGACCTGCTCAATTGGAATCCGGAAGTCGGGGTAAGTGCTGATCTGACGAATCGTGCCTCCCGCCAGCGTGGTGAGATGCTTGTACATCACGAACCAGGGATCGAACGCGATCACTTCATCACCTGGATTGACGAGGGTCGACAGCGCGAGCATGAGGGCTCCGCTGGTCCCGCTGGTGATGAATGCCTGACGGTCTTCGTGCTTGTATTCTGCGTCAACCCGTCCTTGAACCAACTTCAAGAGCGGCTGAATTCCTTGCGTCTGGCTGTAAGCATTCCGCCCCTCGTCGACAGCACGTTTGAGAGCATCTTTGATCGGTTGCGGAGTATCGAAGTGGGGTTGGCCGATGCTGAGATTCACCGGATTCTGCATGTTGGCGGCGAGGTCGAACACCTTCCGAATTCCGGATGCGTCGATCTTGTGCATGCGATCTGCGATCCATCGTTCACTCATTCCGTAACTCCTGAGTTGTCTTGTTGTGTCATTCCTGGAAACCCAGGCTCAATGTCGAAGAGAGGCACAAAACGGCCGATATGTTCATGTGTTTTAGAGAAAGTTGCTCATTCCAGTGCACTCACTTGTGATGTTTCAGCAAGTAAAAGGCTCTGTTCGCTCGTGCGAGAGAATCAAACCAAATCTAAATTGCTCTCGACGGCTTTCTCTTACCGGAATTTAGCCGCTTCCGTCAATTCGCTCCATTGACCGCGCGCACTTCGTCAGCATCGACATTATTGAATAGCTGACAGTCGAGAGTGTTTCGAAACCCTTATCAAAGTCACAAGCGCATGTTTCAGTTGCTTGACGTCGGAAGTTCGAGAACTCATTCATCAGTCTGAGTGATCCACCAGGGTGGGTGACTCCTGTGTCGGCATAAATGCAGAGTGGGTCAGCGATTACGTTCAGGGTTCTGCTCCATCGAGGAGGTGGTGATGTTCCCACTCTCAATTGGCATGGGTTCGGCATTGCTTCTGCATTTGAGTCTCGGAACGACATCGGAATTCGTCTCCGCAGTGTGAGTGTTCATCTCTCGTTCCGGCGGTGAGCAATTCTGTGATCGGTCGCTTGAGTTGTACAAGCGATGCGTCCTTGTGCTGGCTTATGGGTGGATCAGCCCCGTAAGTGGCCCGACGAGAATATTCATTCTCGCAAACTGTCCTTTACTCACTTCTATCGGGAACACGACAATGTGGAATGCGTTACTTCGTGATGAGGCGGGATTCGTCGTCTCAGCGGAACTTGTGCTTGTGGCGACGATCCTCGTCATTGGCTTGATTGTTGGAATGAGCGAAGTCCAACACGCGGTCGTCCAGGAACTCAATGATGTTTCGGACGCGATTGGATCTCTGAACCAAAGCTATCTCTTCTCTGGGTTCGTTAAGCAGAAAGGCGGACGGGGCGGAGTTGCTGCATTTACAGCAGGTTCAGCGTTCGTCGATACAGCCGACGAATGCGACAACAACCAGTGCTCGTTGGCTTGCGTACCTCCAATTCCAGAGGGACCAAAATACTAAGCCAGCAGCTTGGGCACACTAATGTCACCAAATTCTTGACCTGTGTTGGGCAGTCCAGGTTGGAATTGACGTGACGAAGAAATGAATAAAAAACAGCCCGCACTGAAAATGTGCGGGCTGTTTTTTTGTTGTGAATCGATGCCTGAGTCTCGAAGTGGTTATCGAACTCGCATGCGGTATGAGCGGTTGGTCGCGTCGAAATCCGCAACTCCCAGCTTCTGTTGAATCTGCAAATCGGTGTAAGCGTAGAATTCGAGAAGCGTTTCTTCGTCGATTGTCTCCGGGTTCACGTCTTTCCCCCAAGTGAAGTTCTTGACGCAAACCGGCATCGAGAGTTCTTTGTCGACGTAGATGACTGACTTGCGGTAGAGCGGGTTCACTTCCGGAGAATCATATTCACAGATGTAAAGGTAGCAGGGACGTTCTTCGAATTGCTGATCGTCTCGAAGCTCACAGACAAATCCACTCGCTCGTTCAACATCTTTCTCCTGGTATTCGAGGATCGAATGGGCCAGGCCGATGAGGCCCGCCTTTGTGACCGGGTGACGCGATTGTGACATCGCCATCGTTCCGGTCGGATCGAGTTTCATCACACCAGTCAGACGGCCTTTAATTCCTCCCGGTTGAACGAGAAGCTTGTCCTCGTTCTGACCATCGACATAGATCAACTGCTGGCCGCGAGAGTCTCCACTTTCCCACTTCATGTAGACACTGAATGGCTCGTGCTTCATTTTGAGTTCGATGGTTTGACCATCACCCAGCACGCCGTTCATCCGCTCTTGTTTGTAGAACGAGGCAGTGTAGTCGGGAACAGTCTCGAACGACTCGATACCCTTCTTCAGAATTGCAGAAGTCACCTTGAGAGCCCAAATGCCTCTCAACACGCTTGGGTCTTCTTTTCGGACGACCTGCTGAGCTGTGTCCGAAGACGCAGAGTCGCTCTCCTCTTCGATTCGTTCGGGCAACGAAGGACTCGGAGGAAGGTTCAACACGGGTGGACCGCTTGTCCGTTTGCCTTCATTCGGACTCCCACCAATGGCCACTGGATCAGACTGAATGTGTGCCGCTGCTACTGCCAGGCAGGCGACGCTGATCGCGAGCAAGTTCTTACTTCGAAAAGTCTGTTGTGATGGCGCTGACTGCATTCGTCGCGTCCTCTGCATCGGGAATTGACGGTTGGTGTTCTGGTCGTCTTTGAGTGTGCGAAGAAATCGGCACTCTTGTTGAATCGTCTGAACTTTGACTGAAGTGCACATTTTTGCCGATCGCGTGTTCATTCGGATCAGTGCTCGAAACTCTGAATCGAAGAACTCTTTTCCAAATGCTCACCCATTCCCTAATCGGACGAGAGTGATCGGTTGGAAAGTTCGGACCGAAATCGACCCTCGCAATCGGCTCAATAAGTGCATTTGTCCATATGACACGTGATGTCTGCTTCAATACACTCACGAGGAGTCTGTATTCGCTGTGGCTTGTTGTTGGCGAAGTGATCTGTTGCCCGCTGACGGGAGTATTTTTGCAATGATTCTGTCAATTCGTCAGCGAGTTTTACTTGTTGCAATTGGAGCGATCCTGTGCGGTTCACTTGGAATTGCGGCCGATCCGCCGAGTGCTGCGGGACCGTTGATGTCGCTTCTCAAGAGCGGTCGAGTCCCGGAATCGAGGCAGTCCACAATCGTCAAACTGATTTGTGAACGAGGAAACGCTCACGATCTTCGCTTCATTTTTGAATCCGCACTTCAAGAGGATGGATGGCCGCTCGAATTGCGTACGCAGGCACTTTCGGGTTTGCTGGAAGCTGCCACGACTCGTAGCCTTCGCCCTAACGGAGACCTCTCCGAAACGATCGACTTGGTTTCATCTGCCAACTCACTCATCTCACGATTAGGAGTTGAGCTTTGCGGGCATTGGCGAGTGGAGGCTGCCTTTCCAATCTTCGCGGAGCAAATCGACTCTTCACA
Proteins encoded in this window:
- a CDS encoding pyridoxamine 5'-phosphate oxidase family protein, which gives rise to MSDSLDTNPFTTLIGDLDRLFDQCWTELEAGAVEPDHPWKLATLGTVDDDGPKVRTLVVRGIDRSDDQLTFHTDGRSQKIAQIADNPATSILMWHPHLRVQLTLAGESQVLRSGETWEREWNQSALTSRRAYLGEAAPGTIANAPDVNFPGQFSDRPPTDAESLAGQENFAVVQTSITQMDLLILQQSGNLRAQWTKQNNQWFGNWVAP
- a CDS encoding NTP transferase domain-containing protein, with product MAEVLAVILAAGKSKRMKSETPKVLHEVCERPMIEHVLDASREAGCQKIVVVVGHKADEVKAALSHHDDVSFALQAEQLGTGHAVMCCRDSLASHTGPVLVLTGDTPLLQGDSLKGLISELQNNSAACVVGTATTENNFGLGRIVRSNDGVFLRIVEEKDATDEERAITEINTGCFAFDGELLLQALDDITSDNAQGEYYLTDCAEILRTKGKTVLAACRMDIVEAMGVNTQEQLAEVERVMKTRSAT
- a CDS encoding DUF1501 domain-containing protein, with translation MQFEHDPLQFRTRRHFLGQASNGLGGIALASLLGSSSSLAADASDPLSPKTPPFAAKAKSVIYLHMAGSPPQHDLFDYKPKLVEMTGKECPAEVTKGERFAFIKGTPKLLGTPHKFSQHGESGAWLSDVLPNLAKSADDLCFVKSMHTDQFNHAPAQLLLYTGSPRQGRPSMGSWVTYGLGAENENLPGFVVLISGGTSPSAGKNAWGSGFLPSVYQGVQCRSKGDPVLYVSNPDGMDRNVRSLTIDSIGELNRLQAEQFGSPETLTRIAQYELAFRMQVSVPEVMDIAAEPKHIQEAYGAQPGEASFANNCLLARRLVEQGVRFVQLFDWGWDFHGNSVQNDIKLSLPDRCKPMDQAVAALIQDLKERGLLDETLIVWSGEFGRTPLNEERNGSKFLGRDHHPHCYTIFLAGAGIKPGTTYGATDELGYFVAENPVHVHDLQATILHQLGFDHTKLTYRFQGRDYRLTDVHGHVVDELLM
- a CDS encoding pyridoxal phosphate-dependent aminotransferase, encoding MSERWIADRMHKIDASGIRKVFDLAANMQNPVNLSIGQPHFDTPQPIKDALKRAVDEGRNAYSQTQGIQPLLKLVQGRVDAEYKHEDRQAFITSGTSGALMLALSTLVNPGDEVIAFDPWFVMYKHLTTLAGGTIRQISTYPDFRIPIEQVKSAINDRTKVILFNSPSNPTGHVSDREEVRQLAELAQEHDIALISDEIYREFCYDTPFVSPAEFNKQTIVIDGFSKSHSMTGWRVGWCHGPRHVIQQMMKLQQFTFVCAPHPMQWAAVDAWNLDISSAVAEYKGKRDFMRDALSSDFEIHGGEGAFYLFAKSPWGTGTEFVKRAIENNLLIIPGNVFSSQDTHFRISYAATDDVLKRGVEILKRTALEGPAS
- a CDS encoding DUF1571 domain-containing protein; translated protein: MQSAPSQQTFRSKNLLAISVACLAVAAAHIQSDPVAIGGSPNEGKRTSGPPVLNLPPSPSLPERIEEESDSASSDTAQQVVRKEDPSVLRGIWALKVTSAILKKGIESFETVPDYTASFYKQERMNGVLGDGQTIELKMKHEPFSVYMKWESGDSRGQQLIYVDGQNEDKLLVQPGGIKGRLTGVMKLDPTGTMAMSQSRHPVTKAGLIGLAHSILEYQEKDVERASGFVCELRDDQQFEERPCYLYICEYDSPEVNPLYRKSVIYVDKELSMPVCVKNFTWGKDVNPETIDEETLLEFYAYTDLQIQQKLGVADFDATNRSYRMRVR